In the genome of Coturnix japonica isolate 7356 chromosome Z, Coturnix japonica 2.1, whole genome shotgun sequence, one region contains:
- the MRPS30 gene encoding 39S ribosomal protein S30, mitochondrial, which produces MAACRGWRLMWPGRRWFSQDPSVPPPAPAPAPLYPPIVASHTAKSKAAKRRRLELFYQQVHEAATIEEKLRLYGKLQRPKYMVYPQTFALNADRWYRSFTKTAFVPGLPPAPPPAAAKAPEARAGSAEALQQGTTAEALQQGTTAEALQQGTTAEALQQGTTAASGPGAAAPGAGGSMEPPAEAAAELDMGALRDLACDALLQESFYQNKKRPFLYRDQDHTPAPFLTQLVSSLAAFLCKRNPLLAASSMDLNPEVNYYWHHGEEVVVHGHRKGRVDPVRFQIDDKPHLQIRVPKQLPEIVPLESDLGDVPVIDHKPSKLPLFKKQYENKVFIGSKVADPCCYGHTQFHLIPDKLKRQRFIVANLEDQIEVVYRANGIASLFAWTAAQAMYQGFWNEADVTRPFVSQAVVTDGKYFAFFCYQLNTLALTAETIQKSSRKNICWGTDSKPLYDVVEDGSVKGFNDEVLLQLVGFLLNRPKEL; this is translated from the exons ATGGCGGCGTGCAGGGGGTGGCGGTTGATGTGGCCCGGCCGCCGCTGGTTCTCTCAGGACCCGTCCgtcccgccgcccgcccccgcTCCCGCCCCGCTCTACCCCCCCATCGTGGCGTCCCACACGGCGAAGAGTAAGGCGGCTAAACGGCGCCGCCTGGAGCTCTTCTACCAGCAGGTGCACGAGGCTGCCACTATCGAGGAAAAGCTGCGGCTGTACGGGAAGCTGCAGCGCCCCAAGTACATGGTTTACCCGCAGACCTTCGCCCTCAACGCCGACCGCTGGTACCGGAGCTTCACCAAGACCGCCTTCGTGCCGGGGCTGCCGCCCGCACCGCCGCCAGCGGCCGCGAAAGCACCCGAGGCTCGGGCGGGGTCCGCGGAGGCCTTGCAGCAGGGAACCACAGCGGAGGCCTTGCAGCAGGGAACCACAGCGGAGGCCTTGCAGCAGGGAACCACAGCGGAGGCCTTGCAGCAGGGAACCACAGCGGCTTCGGGGCCGGGAGCGGCGGCACCGGGGGCTGGAGGTTCGATGGAGCCCCCGGCCGAAGCGGCAGCAGAGCTGGACATGGGAGCGCTGCGGGACCTCGCGTGCGACGCGCTCCTGCAGGAAAGCTTCTACCAGAACAAGAAGCGGCCGTTCCTCTACCGGGACCAGGACCACACGCCCGCGCCTTTCCTCACACAGCTTGTTTCCTCTCTTGCCGCTTTTCTGTGCAAGCGCAACCCGCTGTTGGCTGCCTCCTCTATGG ACCTAAACCCCGAGGTTAACTATTACTGGCATCATGGCGAGGAAGTTGTTGTTCATGGACATCGAAAAGGTAGAGTCGATCCTGTGCGATTTCAGATAGATGATAAGCCTCACCTCCAGATCCGTGTACCAAAGCAGCTTCCAGAG aTTGTACCACTGGAGTCAGATCTTGGAGATGTTCCAGTTATTGATCACAAACCATCCAAACTGCCATTGTTCAAAAAACAGTATGAAAACAAGGTATTTATAG GATCAAAGGTAGCAGATCCATGCTGCTATGGCCACACCCAGTTTCATCTTATTCCTGATAAActgaaaaggcagaggtttATAGTAGCAAATCTTGAGGATCAGATTGAAGTTGTTTATCGAGCTAATGGCATTGCAAGTCTCTTTGCTTGGACAGCAGCTCAAGCAATGTATCAAG gGTTCTGGAATGAAGCAGATGTGACTCGTCCTTTTGTATCACAGGCTGTAGTGACAGATGGAAAATACTTCGCTTTCTTTTGTTACCAGTTAAATACTTTAGCATTAACTGCAGAAACAATTCAGAAAAGCTCTCGGAAGAATATCTGCTGGGGAACTGACAGTAAGCCGTTATATGATGTCGTTGAAGATGGTAGTGTGAAAGGCTTTAATGATGAAGTTCTTCTTCAGTTGGTTGGTTTCCTGTTAAATAGACCAAAAGAGTTATAA